One stretch of Serinicoccus hydrothermalis DNA includes these proteins:
- a CDS encoding DUF3099 domain-containing protein: MPSTTTRNGKARRPAQAVTAARPSVEEDRRRRMWQYLLAMGVRTASFPLAVWAFTTERYALAWIAVAFAAVIPAFAVMLANAVDQRRGPAAAPRSPTRGLEAAPGRSSSSEPRSSETLTGTVVSSRHTRSDTDAP; the protein is encoded by the coding sequence GTGCCCAGCACCACGACCCGCAACGGCAAGGCGCGGCGTCCCGCCCAGGCGGTGACCGCCGCGCGTCCCTCGGTGGAGGAGGACCGGCGGCGGCGCATGTGGCAGTACCTCCTCGCCATGGGGGTGCGCACCGCCTCCTTCCCGCTGGCCGTGTGGGCCTTCACCACCGAGCGGTATGCCCTCGCCTGGATCGCGGTCGCCTTCGCCGCGGTCATCCCCGCCTTCGCCGTCATGCTGGCCAACGCGGTCGACCAGCGCCGCGGCCCCGCAGCCGCACCCCGCTCCCCCACCCGCGGCCTCGAGGCCGCCCCCGGACGCTCCTCCTCGAGCGAGCCCCGGTCCTCGGAGACCCTCACGGGCACCGTGGTGAGCAGCAGGCATACCCGCAGCGACACCGACGCACCGTGA
- the fabG gene encoding beta-ketoacyl-ACP reductase, translating into MTNPSDTPATTPSAVLVTGGNRGIGLAIARAFAEAGDDVVITHRSGEPPEGLRGVQCDVTDSASVDEAFTRAEELLGRPVDVLVANAGITKDGLLMRMSDEDFDAVVDTNLAGAFRCARRASKSMIKARAGRIILVSSVVGLYGSPGQTNYAASKSALVGLARSITRELGGRGITANVVAPGFIETEMTEQLPEDRRKSYLAGIPSGRFATPQEVAGVVRFLAGPDAAYISGAVIPVDGGLGMGH; encoded by the coding sequence GTGACGAATCCCAGCGACACCCCCGCGACCACCCCCTCCGCCGTGCTGGTGACCGGCGGCAACCGCGGCATCGGACTGGCCATCGCGCGGGCCTTCGCCGAGGCCGGCGACGACGTCGTCATCACGCACCGCAGCGGCGAGCCGCCCGAGGGGCTGCGGGGTGTGCAGTGCGACGTCACCGACTCCGCGAGCGTCGACGAGGCCTTCACCCGCGCCGAGGAGCTGCTCGGCCGTCCGGTCGACGTGCTGGTCGCCAACGCCGGCATCACCAAGGACGGCCTGCTCATGCGGATGAGCGACGAGGACTTCGACGCGGTGGTCGACACCAACCTCGCCGGTGCCTTCCGGTGCGCGCGGCGTGCCTCGAAGAGCATGATCAAGGCGCGTGCCGGCCGGATCATCCTCGTCTCCTCGGTGGTCGGCCTCTACGGCTCGCCCGGGCAGACCAACTACGCGGCCTCCAAGTCGGCCCTGGTCGGTCTGGCCCGCTCCATCACCCGCGAGCTGGGCGGCCGCGGCATCACCGCCAACGTCGTCGCGCCGGGCTTCATCGAGACGGAGATGACCGAGCAGCTGCCGGAGGACCGGCGCAAGAGCTACCTCGCGGGCATCCCCTCGGGCCGCTTCGCCACGCCGCAGGAGGTGGCCGGTGTGGTGCGCTTCCTCGCCGGGCCGGACGCGGCATACATCAGCGGTGCCGTCATCCCGGTCGACGGCGGCCTGGGGATGGGGCACTGA
- the fabI gene encoding enoyl-ACP reductase FabI has translation MLLEGKKLLITGVLMDSSIAFHVARLAQEQGAEVVLTSFGRTMRITQAISRRLPAPAPVIELDVQDTGHLETLAERVGEHVDHLDGVLHSIGFAPQGAFDFLGAAWEDVATAMQVSAYSLKALAVAALPRMSAGGSVVGLTFDAQYAWPVYDWMGVSKAAFEATSRYLARDLGPKGIRSNLVSAGPISTTAAKSIPEFGQFAQWSDHAPLGWDIKDPVPAAQACVALLSDWFPATTGEIVHVDGGFHATGF, from the coding sequence ATGCTCCTCGAGGGAAAGAAGCTCCTGATCACCGGTGTCCTCATGGACTCCTCCATCGCCTTCCACGTGGCCAGGCTGGCCCAGGAGCAGGGCGCCGAGGTGGTGCTGACCTCCTTCGGGCGGACCATGCGGATCACCCAGGCGATCTCCCGGCGACTGCCTGCGCCGGCGCCGGTCATCGAGCTCGACGTGCAGGACACCGGGCACCTGGAGACCCTGGCCGAGCGCGTCGGGGAGCACGTGGACCACCTCGACGGGGTGCTGCACTCGATCGGTTTCGCCCCGCAGGGGGCCTTCGACTTCCTCGGCGCGGCGTGGGAGGACGTGGCGACCGCGATGCAGGTCAGCGCCTACTCGCTCAAGGCCCTCGCCGTGGCCGCGCTGCCCCGGATGAGCGCCGGCGGCAGCGTCGTCGGCCTCACCTTCGACGCGCAGTACGCCTGGCCGGTCTACGACTGGATGGGGGTCTCCAAGGCCGCCTTCGAGGCGACGAGCCGTTACCTCGCCCGCGACCTCGGACCGAAGGGCATCCGCTCCAACCTCGTCTCCGCGGGCCCCATCTCGACGACCGCGGCGAAGTCGATCCCCGAGTTCGGCCAGTTCGCGCAGTGGAGCGATCACGCTCCGCTGGGCTGGGACATCAAGGACCCGGTGCCGGCCGCCCAGGCCTGCGTCGCGCTGCTGTCCGACTGGTTCCCCGCCACCACCGGCGAGATCGTGCACGTCGACGGCGGCTTCCACGCCACCGGCTTCTGA
- the glgC gene encoding glucose-1-phosphate adenylyltransferase, whose protein sequence is MAAQRGTRRKVLAIVLAGGEGKRLMPLTADRAKPAVPFGGIYRLIDFALSNIVNSGYLKVVVLTQYKSHSLDAHVTKTWRMSTLLGNYVAPVPAQQRLGKSWFSGSADAIHQSLNLIHDERPDIVVVVGADHVYRMDFAQMVEQHVETGAACTVAAIRQPISLADQFGVIDVKQDDPRQIREFLEKPTDPRGLPDSPEEVLASMGNYVFTADALEEAVRADAAKEDSKHDMGGDIVPAFVEQGDGWVYDFKDNEIAGATDRDRGYWRDVGTIDSYYDAHMDLVSVHPVFNLYNDAWPIYTNYGPQPPAKFVHGSGDRVGHAVNSAVSPGCVISGSTITDSVLSPGVMAHSFSHVTGSVLMDKVGIGRSCQIHRAIIDKGVQVPPGVHIGVDHDHDRERGFTVTDSGLVVVGKGTVIEP, encoded by the coding sequence ATGGCTGCGCAACGAGGCACACGGCGGAAGGTTCTCGCGATCGTCTTGGCCGGCGGGGAGGGCAAACGGCTCATGCCGCTCACGGCGGACCGGGCCAAGCCCGCGGTCCCGTTCGGGGGGATCTACCGGCTCATCGACTTCGCCCTCTCCAACATCGTCAACTCCGGCTACCTCAAGGTCGTCGTGCTGACGCAGTACAAGTCCCACAGCCTGGACGCCCACGTCACCAAGACCTGGCGCATGTCCACCCTGCTGGGCAACTACGTGGCGCCCGTGCCCGCGCAGCAGCGGCTGGGCAAGAGCTGGTTCTCCGGATCCGCCGACGCGATCCACCAGAGCCTCAACCTCATCCACGACGAGCGCCCGGACATCGTCGTCGTGGTCGGGGCGGACCACGTCTACCGCATGGACTTCGCCCAGATGGTCGAGCAGCACGTCGAGACCGGCGCCGCTTGCACGGTGGCCGCGATCCGGCAGCCGATCAGCCTGGCCGACCAGTTCGGCGTCATCGACGTCAAGCAGGACGACCCGCGGCAGATCCGGGAGTTCCTGGAGAAGCCGACCGACCCGCGCGGCCTGCCGGACTCGCCGGAGGAGGTGCTGGCCTCCATGGGCAACTACGTCTTCACCGCCGACGCGCTGGAGGAGGCGGTCCGGGCGGACGCGGCCAAGGAGGACTCCAAGCACGACATGGGCGGCGACATCGTGCCGGCCTTCGTCGAGCAGGGGGACGGCTGGGTCTACGACTTCAAGGACAACGAGATCGCCGGCGCCACCGACCGGGACCGCGGCTACTGGCGCGACGTCGGGACCATCGACTCCTACTACGACGCGCATATGGACCTCGTGTCGGTCCACCCCGTCTTCAACCTCTACAACGACGCGTGGCCGATCTACACCAACTACGGGCCGCAGCCGCCGGCCAAGTTCGTCCACGGCTCGGGCGACCGCGTCGGGCACGCGGTGAACTCCGCCGTCTCCCCCGGGTGCGTGATCTCCGGCTCCACGATCACCGACTCGGTCCTCTCCCCCGGGGTCATGGCGCACAGCTTCAGCCACGTCACCGGCTCGGTGCTCATGGACAAGGTCGGGATCGGCCGGTCCTGCCAGATCCACCGGGCGATCATCGACAAGGGCGTCCAGGTGCCCCCCGGCGTCCACATCGGCGTGGACCACGACCACGACCGGGAGCGGGGCTTCACCGTCACCGACTCCGGGCTCGTCGTCGTCGGCAAGGGGACGGTCATCGAGCCCTAG
- the glgA gene encoding glycogen synthase: protein MRIDILTREYPPNVYGGAGVHVAELTRALRSLDAMEVQVRAFDEPADEPGTTGYAVPADLADANGALRTLGVDLLMARDVADGGADLVHSHTWYANMGGHLGGLLAQIPHVVSAHSLEPLRPWKAEQLGGGYGVSSMAEKVSYEGAAGIIAVSAGMRRDILAAYPSVDPDKVHVVHNGIDADLWQRDTSEEAAEFVRSQGIDPQARSVVFLGRITRQKGLPFLLKALRALDDDVQVVLLAGAPDTEEIKAEVVALVDQLRDERGEGAAPVVWIDDMLPRDKVIAVLSHATVFVCPSVYEPLGIVNLEAMACGAAVVATATGGIPEVVLDGETGWLVPIEQVQDGTGTPVDEDAFVADLGRALVEACSDGQEAQRRGEAGRARAVEQFSWTTVAERTVEVYRAVLEGRAPDLPELG, encoded by the coding sequence GTGCGCATCGACATCCTCACCCGCGAGTACCCACCCAACGTCTACGGCGGCGCGGGGGTGCACGTCGCGGAGCTGACCCGGGCGCTGCGCTCGCTCGACGCAATGGAGGTGCAGGTCAGGGCCTTCGACGAGCCAGCCGACGAGCCGGGCACCACGGGGTATGCCGTGCCCGCCGACCTCGCGGACGCCAACGGTGCGCTGCGCACCCTGGGGGTCGACCTGCTCATGGCGCGCGACGTCGCGGACGGCGGGGCGGACCTGGTCCACAGCCACACGTGGTACGCCAACATGGGCGGCCACCTGGGTGGGCTGCTGGCGCAGATCCCGCACGTCGTCAGCGCGCACAGCCTGGAGCCGCTGCGGCCGTGGAAGGCCGAGCAGCTCGGAGGCGGGTACGGCGTCTCCTCCATGGCGGAGAAGGTGTCCTACGAGGGCGCGGCCGGGATCATCGCGGTCTCGGCCGGCATGCGCCGGGACATCCTCGCGGCCTACCCCTCGGTCGACCCGGACAAGGTCCACGTCGTGCACAACGGCATCGACGCCGACCTGTGGCAGCGCGACACGAGCGAGGAGGCGGCGGAGTTCGTGCGCTCCCAGGGCATCGACCCGCAGGCGCGCAGCGTGGTGTTCCTGGGCCGGATCACCCGGCAGAAGGGGCTGCCCTTCCTGCTCAAGGCGCTGCGGGCGCTGGACGACGACGTGCAGGTGGTGCTGCTCGCCGGCGCTCCCGACACCGAGGAGATCAAGGCCGAGGTCGTCGCCCTGGTGGACCAGCTGCGCGACGAGCGGGGCGAGGGGGCGGCCCCGGTGGTCTGGATCGACGACATGCTGCCGCGGGACAAGGTCATCGCGGTCCTGTCGCACGCCACGGTCTTCGTCTGCCCGTCGGTCTACGAGCCGCTGGGCATCGTCAACCTCGAGGCCATGGCCTGCGGCGCGGCCGTCGTGGCGACGGCGACCGGCGGCATACCCGAGGTGGTGCTGGACGGGGAGACCGGCTGGCTGGTGCCCATCGAGCAGGTGCAGGACGGCACCGGCACCCCCGTCGACGAGGACGCCTTCGTCGCCGACCTCGGCCGCGCCCTCGTCGAGGCCTGCTCGGACGGGCAGGAGGCGCAGCGTCGCGGGGAGGCCGGCCGCGCCCGGGCGGTCGAGCAGTTCTCCTGGACCACCGTGGCCGAGCGGACCGTCGAGGTCTACCGGGCGGTGCTCGAGGGGCGTGCGCCGGACCTGCCCGAGCTCGGCTGA
- a CDS encoding four-helix bundle copper-binding protein encodes MSDILSTHPSRDTFDLDELRAAIEAASSCASTCATCADACLHGEDPAGMARCIDLCNQCASICRAAADVMSRPGPNGDSWEEVVRACIAVCRECADQCASHDMDHCAACAQACRDCAQACETLLAVAD; translated from the coding sequence ATGAGCGACATCCTCAGCACCCACCCCTCGCGCGACACCTTCGACCTGGACGAGCTGCGCGCCGCCATCGAGGCCGCCTCGTCGTGCGCGTCGACCTGCGCGACCTGCGCCGACGCCTGCCTGCACGGCGAGGACCCGGCCGGCATGGCCCGCTGCATCGACCTGTGCAACCAGTGCGCCTCGATCTGCCGCGCCGCCGCCGACGTCATGTCCCGCCCGGGGCCCAACGGCGACAGCTGGGAGGAGGTCGTGCGCGCCTGCATCGCGGTCTGCCGCGAGTGCGCCGACCAGTGCGCCAGCCACGACATGGACCACTGCGCGGCGTGCGCGCAGGCCTGCCGGGACTGCGCGCAGGCCTGCGAGACGCTGCTCGCCGTCGCCGACTGA
- a CDS encoding extensin family protein: MGHHVEHDLRSPSRRTLLGAAGVAGASLLAPAGLAHAAPEEVLAPPPGHAPSRQTAQALALQTFQRINGVEVYYGKQTSPLRNWSCTAGFYDRLQAWMRTLSNWSAQAGHGAVRSIGSAGFYVNKSGQHGAGTAMDLSIVRWAGGRTSNMFDGDHASGNRTRRRRYFAVEATLRSHFRYVLDGNYNAAHRNHFHADFGGLPNRRLLHGSRSDTVFMQAVCNNFLGSGIAVDGAWGSNTQREVTMLKNRLGVSGDLQRDRGKVNQLLKGIALHGFRDQAI; encoded by the coding sequence ATGGGACACCACGTCGAGCACGACCTGCGTTCGCCCAGCCGCCGCACGCTCCTCGGCGCCGCCGGGGTCGCCGGTGCGAGCCTGCTGGCGCCGGCGGGCCTGGCGCACGCGGCGCCGGAGGAGGTCCTGGCGCCGCCCCCGGGGCACGCGCCCAGCCGGCAGACGGCGCAGGCCCTGGCCCTCCAGACCTTCCAGAGGATCAACGGCGTCGAGGTCTACTACGGCAAGCAGACCTCGCCGCTACGCAACTGGAGCTGCACGGCGGGCTTCTACGACCGGCTGCAGGCCTGGATGAGGACGCTGTCGAACTGGTCGGCCCAGGCGGGGCACGGGGCGGTGCGCTCCATCGGCTCGGCCGGCTTCTACGTCAACAAGTCCGGGCAGCACGGCGCGGGCACCGCGATGGACCTCAGCATCGTCCGCTGGGCCGGGGGCCGGACCTCCAACATGTTCGACGGGGACCACGCCTCGGGCAACCGCACCCGCCGGCGGCGCTACTTCGCCGTCGAGGCGACGCTGCGCAGCCACTTCCGCTACGTGCTGGACGGCAACTACAACGCCGCGCACCGCAACCACTTCCACGCCGACTTCGGCGGGCTGCCGAACCGGCGGCTCCTGCACGGCTCGCGCTCGGACACCGTCTTCATGCAGGCGGTGTGCAACAACTTCCTCGGCTCCGGCATCGCCGTCGACGGGGCGTGGGGGTCGAACACGCAGCGCGAGGTGACCATGCTGAAGAACCGGCTCGGCGTCTCCGGCGACCTGCAGCGCGACCGGGGCAAGGTCAACCAGCTGCTCAAGGGCATCGCCCTGCACGGTTTCCGGGACCAGGCGATCTAG
- a CDS encoding ABC transporter ATP-binding protein translates to MSDVLEFAGVGVRRGTTDLLSGVDWSVEEGERWVVIGPNGAGKTTLLQLASGRMHPTTGVAGVLGEVLGAVDVFELRPRIGVSSAAVADRIPAEERVSDVVVTAAYGVVGRWREQYDESDEQRAAELLQALGVAHLSTRRFGTLSEGERKRVQIARALMTDPELMLLDEPAAGLDLRGREDLVGRLSVLAQDLDAPALVLVTHHVEEIPPGFTDILMLREGRVVAAGPIELTLTAENLSETFGLPLVVDRHGDRWAARAAATGDAAAAGAAAGDAPR, encoded by the coding sequence ATGAGCGACGTCCTCGAATTCGCCGGCGTGGGTGTCCGCCGTGGCACCACCGACCTGCTCAGCGGGGTCGACTGGTCGGTCGAGGAGGGTGAGCGGTGGGTCGTCATCGGGCCCAACGGCGCCGGCAAGACCACGCTGCTGCAGCTGGCCTCGGGCCGGATGCACCCGACGACCGGTGTCGCCGGCGTCCTCGGTGAGGTGCTCGGAGCGGTCGACGTCTTCGAGCTGCGGCCCCGCATCGGCGTCTCCAGCGCCGCGGTGGCCGACCGCATCCCGGCCGAGGAGCGGGTGAGCGACGTCGTCGTCACCGCGGCCTACGGCGTGGTCGGCCGGTGGCGCGAGCAGTACGACGAGTCCGACGAGCAGCGCGCCGCCGAGCTGCTCCAGGCGCTCGGGGTGGCGCACCTGTCGACCCGCCGCTTCGGCACGCTCTCCGAGGGCGAGCGCAAGCGGGTGCAGATCGCCCGGGCCCTCATGACCGACCCCGAGCTCATGCTGCTCGACGAGCCGGCCGCCGGCCTCGACCTGCGCGGCAGGGAGGACCTCGTGGGCCGCCTCAGCGTGCTGGCGCAGGACCTCGATGCACCGGCACTCGTGCTGGTGACCCACCACGTCGAGGAGATCCCGCCCGGCTTCACCGACATCCTCATGCTGCGCGAGGGGCGGGTCGTCGCCGCGGGGCCGATCGAGCTCACGCTCACCGCGGAGAACCTCTCGGAGACCTTCGGGCTCCCGCTCGTCGTCGACCGGCACGGGGACCGGTGGGCCGCCCGTGCCGCCGCCACCGGTGACGCCGCGGCCGCCGGCGCTGCTGCGGGCGACGCACCGCGGTGA
- a CDS encoding sulfite exporter TauE/SafE family protein: protein MSALEVVAIILAGLAAGTINTIVGSGTLVTFPTLLLFGYPPVSANVSNSLGLVPGGLTGTWGYRHELRSLGPMLRRLGPASLLGSVIGALLLLWLPPAAFETIVPVLILIALLLVVFGPRLQRWAARQHADRITPGRWVALIVGILLAGVYGGYFGAAQGVLLLGIMSILLPLGLQQINGIKNVLATIANLVAALVFLVVAPELVDWVVVLLISIGSLLGGLIGARVGRRMPPNVLRAVIVVIGTVAIVNLLVT, encoded by the coding sequence GTGAGCGCCCTCGAGGTCGTCGCGATCATCCTCGCGGGGCTGGCGGCGGGGACCATCAACACCATCGTCGGATCCGGCACGCTGGTCACCTTCCCGACGCTGCTGCTCTTCGGCTACCCGCCGGTGTCCGCCAACGTGTCCAACTCGCTCGGCCTGGTGCCCGGCGGGCTGACCGGGACGTGGGGGTACCGTCACGAGCTGCGCTCGCTCGGGCCGATGTTGCGGCGGCTGGGGCCGGCGAGCCTGCTCGGCTCGGTCATCGGTGCGCTGCTGCTCCTGTGGCTGCCCCCGGCCGCCTTCGAGACGATCGTGCCCGTCCTCATCCTCATCGCGCTGCTCCTCGTGGTCTTCGGGCCACGGCTGCAGCGCTGGGCCGCCCGGCAGCACGCCGACCGGATCACCCCGGGCCGCTGGGTGGCGCTCATCGTGGGCATCCTGCTCGCGGGCGTCTACGGCGGCTACTTCGGCGCGGCCCAGGGAGTCCTGCTCCTGGGCATCATGAGCATCCTGCTGCCGCTCGGGCTGCAGCAGATCAACGGGATCAAGAACGTCCTCGCCACCATCGCCAACCTCGTGGCGGCGCTCGTCTTCCTCGTCGTGGCGCCCGAGCTCGTCGACTGGGTCGTGGTGCTGCTCATCAGCATCGGCTCGCTGCTGGGCGGGCTCATCGGTGCGCGGGTGGGGCGTCGTATGCCCCCCAACGTGCTGCGGGCCGTCATCGTCGTCATCGGCACCGTAGCCATCGTCAACCTGCTGGTCACGTGA
- a CDS encoding TrmH family RNA methyltransferase → MSRAPDRPPVPDGVTWVEDPRDPRVRDYFRLTDVALRRVLEPAEGLYLAESDKVIRRALAAGHRMRSLLLTPRWAAELTELVGPALAAGTPVYVGTASVIEEMTGFHLHRGAIAAMHRPELPDVAQVVDGARRVAVLEDVVDHTNVGAAFRSAAALGVDAVLVTPRCADPLYRRAVRVSMGTVFQVPWTRIDPWPGGVESLRGLGFTVAALALADDAVSLEDLEADPPDRLALVLGTEGDGLSPRTVESADVTVRIPMGGGVDSLNVAAASAVAFWALRERGTR, encoded by the coding sequence GTGAGCCGTGCTCCCGACCGGCCGCCGGTCCCGGACGGCGTGACCTGGGTCGAGGACCCGCGCGACCCCCGGGTGCGCGACTACTTCCGGCTCACCGACGTGGCGCTGCGCCGCGTCCTGGAGCCGGCCGAGGGCCTCTACCTCGCCGAGTCCGACAAGGTCATCCGACGGGCGCTCGCGGCGGGCCACCGGATGCGCTCTCTGCTGCTCACCCCGCGCTGGGCCGCCGAGCTGACCGAGCTCGTCGGGCCCGCCCTGGCGGCGGGCACACCGGTGTATGTCGGGACCGCCTCTGTCATCGAGGAGATGACCGGCTTCCACCTGCACCGCGGGGCGATCGCCGCCATGCACCGGCCCGAGCTCCCCGACGTCGCGCAGGTGGTGGACGGCGCGCGACGGGTCGCCGTGCTGGAGGACGTCGTCGACCACACCAACGTCGGGGCGGCCTTCCGCTCGGCGGCGGCGCTGGGTGTCGACGCCGTGCTCGTCACCCCGCGCTGCGCCGACCCGCTCTACCGCCGCGCGGTGCGGGTGTCGATGGGCACGGTCTTCCAGGTGCCGTGGACCCGGATCGACCCGTGGCCCGGTGGGGTGGAGTCGCTGCGCGGGCTGGGCTTCACCGTCGCCGCCCTGGCGCTCGCCGACGACGCGGTGAGCCTGGAGGACCTCGAGGCGGACCCGCCGGACCGCCTGGCGCTCGTGCTCGGCACCGAGGGCGACGGCCTGTCGCCGCGCACCGTGGAGAGCGCCGATGTCACCGTGCGGATCCCGATGGGCGGGGGAGTCGACAGCCTCAACGTCGCCGCCGCCAGCGCCGTGGCCTTCTGGGCTTTGCGGGAGCGAGGAACTCGTTGA
- a CDS encoding class I SAM-dependent methyltransferase produces the protein MTRLVGSFAEGGDDYERLRPSYPDAAVDLLAPGRGADVVDVGAGTGKLTRLLMARGHRVRAVEPSGAMRETLRRALPGVEVLPGTGEATGLPQGSADLVTYAQSWHWTDPERAGVEAARLLRPGGVLATVWNMFDDTVPWMVDVERAMHSSERAWQPGPDGGVAARGEPGGTFGPRRRDLVRWTDTVALDDLRLVVRTRSYYLEGTVAERRDIDHEVEQALARHFRDAPGGQSVEVPYVTTVDRYARG, from the coding sequence TTGACGCGTCTGGTCGGCAGCTTCGCCGAGGGTGGTGACGACTACGAGCGCCTGCGGCCCTCGTACCCGGACGCCGCGGTGGACCTGCTGGCTCCCGGGCGCGGGGCGGATGTCGTGGACGTGGGCGCGGGCACGGGCAAGCTGACCCGTCTGCTCATGGCTCGCGGTCACCGGGTGCGGGCGGTCGAGCCGTCGGGAGCCATGCGGGAGACGCTGCGCCGGGCGCTGCCCGGGGTGGAGGTGCTCCCGGGCACCGGCGAGGCGACCGGCTTGCCGCAGGGCTCCGCCGACCTCGTGACGTATGCCCAGTCCTGGCACTGGACCGACCCTGAGCGCGCGGGAGTCGAGGCGGCGCGGCTGCTCCGCCCCGGCGGCGTGCTGGCGACGGTGTGGAACATGTTCGACGACACCGTCCCCTGGATGGTCGACGTCGAACGCGCCATGCACAGCAGTGAACGGGCCTGGCAGCCCGGGCCGGACGGGGGCGTGGCCGCACGCGGCGAACCGGGCGGAACGTTCGGCCCGCGCAGGCGCGACCTGGTGCGGTGGACCGACACGGTGGCCCTGGACGACCTGCGACTCGTCGTGCGGACCCGCTCCTACTACTTGGAAGGCACCGTGGCCGAGCGCCGGGACATCGACCACGAGGTGGAGCAGGCGCTGGCCCGGCACTTCCGGGACGCCCCGGGTGGGCAGAGCGTCGAGGTGCCCTACGTCACCACGGTGGACCGCTACGCCCGCGGCTGA
- a CDS encoding bile acid:sodium symporter family protein, translating to MSILDSTPPSASQAEDRSAYRAVTLFPVLVLVAGILGYVFAGPISGGAGLITPLLGVIMFGMGLTLTLPDFALVLRRPLPVLLGVGAQYVVMPLVGLLVVTVLRLPDEIAAGVILVGCVPGGTASNVVAYLARADTALSVTMTSVSTLLAPVLTPLLTLWLVGERLPVDGWGMARTIVVIVLVPVVLGLLVRLLLPRLVRRVLPAMPWFSVLVICVVVAIVVSLSADRLVEAGLLVTAAVILHNLLGLGIGYGIGRVTGVGERSARTMAIEVGMQNSGLASGLAATFFTPVAALPGAVFSVWHNLSGATLAGWFRRRDARAAAQPRA from the coding sequence GTGAGCATCCTCGACAGCACACCGCCCTCGGCCTCCCAGGCGGAGGACCGCAGCGCCTACCGCGCGGTCACCCTGTTCCCGGTCCTCGTCCTGGTGGCCGGCATCCTCGGGTATGTCTTCGCCGGGCCGATCTCGGGCGGCGCCGGGCTCATCACCCCGCTGCTCGGGGTCATCATGTTCGGGATGGGGCTGACCCTCACGTTGCCGGACTTCGCGCTGGTGCTGCGCCGGCCGCTGCCGGTGCTCCTCGGCGTGGGCGCGCAGTACGTCGTCATGCCCCTCGTCGGCCTGCTCGTCGTCACGGTGCTGCGTCTCCCGGACGAGATCGCCGCCGGCGTGATCCTCGTCGGCTGCGTCCCGGGTGGCACGGCAAGCAACGTGGTGGCCTACCTCGCGCGGGCCGACACGGCGCTCTCGGTGACGATGACCTCGGTGTCGACGCTGCTGGCCCCCGTGCTGACCCCGCTGCTGACGCTGTGGCTCGTCGGGGAGCGGCTACCGGTTGACGGCTGGGGCATGGCCCGCACGATCGTCGTCATCGTCCTCGTACCGGTCGTCCTGGGTCTGCTGGTCCGTCTGCTCCTGCCGAGGCTGGTGCGTCGGGTGCTCCCGGCCATGCCGTGGTTCTCCGTCCTGGTGATCTGCGTCGTCGTGGCGATCGTCGTCTCGTTGTCGGCGGACCGGCTCGTGGAAGCCGGTCTGCTGGTCACCGCGGCGGTGATCCTGCACAACCTGCTCGGTCTGGGCATCGGCTACGGCATCGGCCGGGTGACCGGGGTGGGTGAGCGCTCGGCCCGCACGATGGCGATCGAGGTCGGTATGCAGAACTCCGGCCTCGCCTCGGGCCTGGCCGCCACCTTCTTCACCCCAGTCGCCGCCCTCCCCGGAGCGGTCTTCTCGGTCTGGCACAACCTGTCCGGGGCCACGCTCGCCGGCTGGTTCCGTCGCCGTGACGCCCGTGCTGCCGCTCAGCCGCGGGCGTAG
- a CDS encoding YbaK/EbsC family protein: MTLTWTPALDRPDLLAEPVRAALEGLRSDPAGTDVDAVEVAEIDPDQADTAVLVEATGWAMEDMANCIVVAGARAGEERVCAALVLGHTRADVNKTIRKALDVRKCSFMSMDDAVERTGMEYGGITPVGLPQDWPVLVDSRVLDRSQIVIGSGVRRSKLRLPGAMAAQLPGAQVVEGLALEIPA; the protein is encoded by the coding sequence GTGACCCTCACCTGGACCCCTGCCCTCGACCGGCCCGACCTGCTCGCGGAGCCGGTGCGGGCGGCGCTCGAGGGTCTGCGGAGCGACCCCGCCGGCACCGATGTCGACGCCGTCGAGGTCGCCGAGATCGACCCCGACCAGGCGGACACGGCGGTGCTGGTGGAGGCGACCGGGTGGGCCATGGAGGACATGGCCAACTGCATCGTCGTCGCCGGGGCGCGCGCCGGCGAGGAGCGGGTGTGCGCCGCGCTCGTGCTCGGGCATACCCGCGCCGACGTCAACAAGACCATCCGCAAGGCACTCGACGTGCGCAAGTGCTCGTTCATGAGCATGGACGACGCCGTGGAGCGCACCGGGATGGAGTACGGCGGCATCACCCCGGTCGGCCTGCCGCAGGACTGGCCCGTCCTCGTGGACAGCCGCGTGCTCGACCGCTCCCAGATCGTCATCGGCTCCGGCGTCCGCCGCAGCAAGCTGCGCCTGCCCGGTGCCATGGCGGCGCAGCTGCCCGGTGCCCAGGTGGTCGAGGGACTGGCCCTGGAGATCCCCGCCTGA